A window of Aeromicrobium sp. Root236 contains these coding sequences:
- a CDS encoding OmpA family protein — protein MSEKRLKGIAALVGIVLLVVITGGAFLGSKASADDLQTTAERALASAGLDGVRVTFDGREATLSGGSADELGRAQRIVEDIHGVRWADVDDAATLDRPDTTPTLELRHTGAGITISGTVPDADAAAGIKARVAEDFAVPVTGDLTIDPAVGGAPWIAQLPDVFGDIVGVKKLGLTIDGSGTLELSGSIESRAGADDVRRLVARAAPDLTIDERLEIRPGSLSAADARVLNAATVYFASGSASLRARSKGVLDLVADALSRNPGISIQAGAHAGPRDPAAGELLAMARVAAVKAYLVRAGISPARVSTRTFASDSRTLNPWTKQFRRVDFVVNGA, from the coding sequence GTGTCGGAGAAGCGGCTCAAGGGCATCGCCGCGCTGGTCGGGATCGTCCTCCTGGTCGTGATCACCGGGGGCGCGTTCCTCGGCTCGAAAGCCTCCGCCGACGACCTGCAGACGACGGCGGAGCGGGCACTGGCCTCGGCGGGCCTCGACGGGGTTCGCGTGACCTTCGACGGACGCGAGGCCACGCTCAGCGGCGGCAGCGCCGACGAGCTGGGCCGGGCCCAGCGGATCGTCGAGGACATCCACGGCGTCCGTTGGGCGGACGTCGACGACGCCGCGACGCTGGACCGACCTGACACCACCCCGACACTCGAGCTCAGGCACACCGGAGCCGGCATCACGATCAGCGGCACGGTGCCTGACGCAGACGCCGCGGCCGGGATCAAGGCGCGGGTCGCCGAGGACTTCGCGGTCCCGGTCACCGGGGACCTGACGATCGATCCCGCGGTCGGCGGCGCGCCCTGGATCGCCCAGCTGCCCGACGTCTTCGGCGACATCGTGGGCGTCAAGAAGCTCGGGCTGACGATCGACGGGTCCGGCACGCTCGAGCTGTCCGGCTCGATCGAGAGCCGTGCGGGGGCCGACGACGTACGCCGCTTGGTCGCCCGAGCCGCGCCGGACCTCACCATCGATGAGCGCCTCGAGATACGACCGGGCTCCCTGTCGGCGGCGGACGCGAGGGTGCTTAACGCGGCGACGGTCTACTTCGCTTCGGGTTCCGCGAGCCTGCGTGCGCGCAGCAAGGGCGTGCTCGACCTGGTCGCCGACGCGCTCAGCCGCAACCCCGGCATCTCGATCCAGGCGGGTGCCCACGCGGGTCCGCGCGATCCAGCAGCGGGTGAGCTGCTCGCCATGGCTCGCGTGGCGGCCGTGAAGGCGTACCTCGTCCGGGCGGGCATCAGCCCGGCGCGAGTCAGCACCCGCACGTTCGCGTCCGACAGCCGCACACTGAATCCGTGGACGAAGCAGTTCCGCCGCGTCGACTTCGTCGTGAACGGGGCCTGA
- a CDS encoding histone H1-like repetitive region-containing protein, giving the protein MSTYTIGEIVVWLLLAAVLGFVLGWVARELRLRRSVEVPAEVPPAPQPEPVEVQPAAEQAPAKKAPAKKAAAKKAPAKKAPAKKAPAKKAAAKKAAAKKTPAKRPAAKKAAPPRDPDDT; this is encoded by the coding sequence ATGTCGACCTACACCATCGGCGAGATCGTCGTCTGGCTGCTGCTCGCGGCGGTCCTGGGCTTCGTCCTCGGCTGGGTCGCTCGCGAGCTGAGGCTGCGTCGGAGCGTCGAGGTGCCCGCGGAGGTACCTCCGGCTCCGCAGCCGGAGCCTGTCGAGGTGCAGCCCGCAGCCGAGCAGGCTCCCGCCAAGAAGGCGCCGGCGAAGAAGGCGGCGGCGAAGAAGGCACCGGCGAAGAAGGCGCCGGCAAAGAAGGCGCCGGCGAAGAAGGCGGCGGCGAAGAAGGCCGCCGCGAAGAAGACGCCGGCGAAGCGTCCGGCCGCGAAGAAGGCAGCGCCGCCGCGCGACCCCGACGACACCTGA